A stretch of Streptococcus chenjunshii DNA encodes these proteins:
- a CDS encoding triose-phosphate isomerase — MGKRSVQAPFFMFNPKSYLYGEDLAAMAQTAEKAAAARPEVTVFITCPFADLARTASLTDKVIVSAQHIDGISPGRGMGHVLPEAVKAAGAEATFLNHAERPLTFEEIIKAMERADELDMLTIVCANSLKEARAIATLEPDIILCEPTELIGTGNTSDVSYIAATNDAIKAVSPKTLIMQAAGISSAQDVFDVIKLGADGTGCTSGITEALDPKQMLADMVAAADEAGHSERSS, encoded by the coding sequence ATGGGTAAAAGAAGCGTTCAAGCACCGTTTTTTATGTTTAATCCAAAGTCTTACTTATATGGAGAAGACTTGGCTGCTATGGCTCAAACTGCAGAAAAAGCCGCTGCAGCTCGTCCGGAAGTCACCGTTTTTATCACTTGTCCTTTTGCTGATCTTGCCCGGACAGCAAGCCTGACAGATAAAGTCATTGTATCAGCGCAGCATATTGATGGCATTAGTCCTGGACGCGGTATGGGCCATGTTTTGCCTGAAGCTGTCAAAGCCGCTGGGGCAGAGGCAACATTTTTGAATCATGCCGAGCGGCCGCTGACCTTTGAAGAGATTATAAAGGCTATGGAACGGGCGGACGAGTTAGATATGCTGACGATTGTCTGTGCCAATTCGCTTAAGGAAGCGCGGGCCATTGCGACGCTGGAGCCGGATATTATTCTGTGCGAGCCAACAGAATTGATTGGGACCGGCAATACCAGTGATGTTTCTTATATTGCGGCTACCAATGATGCCATTAAGGCAGTTTCGCCTAAAACGCTGATTATGCAGGCAGCAGGAATCTCGAGTGCTCAAGATGTTTTTGATGTGATTAAACTGGGAGCTGACGGGACCGGCTGCACCAGCGGTATTACAGAAGCGCTTGATCCTAAGCAGATGCTGGCTGATATGGTGGCTGCAGCTGACGAGGCTGGCCATTCAGAAAGGAGCAGTTAA
- a CDS encoding sugar-binding transcriptional regulator has protein sequence MMDNYTEKDYVKVAVMYYDEGMTQAEIAKKIGVSRSLVSKMLIDAREAKIVEVFINSPSVFTTKLERELEETYGLKDAVVVDTVGLTAVEVKRKVSRSAAKYLEAYLKKHPELKRLGISWGETLRHAIDYFPYTNHSQLHIYPLIGGMGNEHFYLHSNQIVQTLAQRMRAEAHYLYVPAMVSSAALKKELERDATISSVLNESKQVDLALLGMAPLEEGSTMTVTGYIKLEDIKRFKSLGIIGDINSQFFDAKGASALEVNQRVMGLNLEELRQIPTRLVLAYGEKKAGAVRVGLEHHMLDILITTDATAQAILAHA, from the coding sequence ATGATGGATAATTATACTGAAAAAGATTATGTAAAAGTTGCAGTCATGTATTATGACGAAGGCATGACACAGGCTGAGATTGCTAAGAAAATCGGAGTTTCACGTTCCTTGGTGTCTAAAATGCTTATTGATGCCAGAGAAGCTAAGATTGTGGAAGTATTTATCAACAGTCCGTCAGTTTTTACCACAAAACTAGAGCGTGAATTGGAAGAGACCTATGGGCTGAAGGATGCCGTTGTGGTTGATACGGTAGGTCTGACAGCTGTGGAAGTCAAACGCAAAGTCAGCAGGTCTGCAGCTAAATACCTTGAAGCTTATCTTAAAAAACATCCGGAACTTAAGCGCTTGGGCATATCATGGGGAGAAACGCTGCGTCATGCAATCGATTATTTTCCTTATACCAATCATTCACAGCTCCATATTTATCCTTTGATTGGCGGTATGGGAAATGAGCACTTTTACCTGCATTCCAACCAGATTGTCCAGACGCTGGCCCAAAGAATGCGGGCTGAAGCTCACTATCTGTATGTTCCTGCCATGGTTTCCAGTGCAGCCTTGAAAAAGGAATTAGAACGGGATGCAACGATTTCTTCTGTCTTAAATGAAAGCAAGCAGGTGGATCTTGCCCTGCTGGGAATGGCTCCTCTGGAAGAAGGAAGTACAATGACTGTTACAGGCTATATTAAGTTAGAAGATATCAAGCGTTTTAAGTCTTTGGGGATTATCGGCGATATCAATTCGCAGTTTTTTGATGCCAAGGGTGCGTCTGCTTTGGAAGTAAACCAGCGTGTTATGGGGCTTAATTTAGAAGAGCTGCGCCAAATTCCGACAAGGCTTGTGCTGGCTTACGGTGAAAAAAAAGCCGGAGCGGTTCGGGTCGGTTTGGAACATCACATGCTGGATATCCTTATTACAACAGATGCAACAGCACAGGCTATATTGGCGCATGCTTGA
- a CDS encoding YjbQ family protein, translated as MKCYKTKFSVDTQAGKATYVNITEKLRDIIAKSGIQNGLLAMISPHTTCAVFFEEFAHDYTTDGDESLQADLNTVLAKIIPDHTGSDSYIYPGEAHYQAVESWPDAAAYLPGGDRTSLWNGDAHLKATLIGSSQLVDVSDGDLGVGSTGYFYFVDYDKTRARTRTCQVTVFGE; from the coding sequence ATGAAATGTTATAAAACAAAGTTTTCGGTGGACACACAAGCTGGCAAGGCCACTTATGTCAATATTACAGAAAAACTTCGTGATATTATCGCAAAAAGCGGCATTCAAAACGGCCTGCTGGCCATGATTTCTCCCCATACGACCTGTGCGGTCTTTTTTGAAGAATTCGCACACGATTATACTACAGACGGTGATGAATCGCTGCAGGCTGATTTAAACACTGTTCTGGCAAAGATTATTCCGGATCATACGGGGAGCGACAGTTACATCTATCCCGGGGAGGCGCATTATCAGGCCGTTGAATCCTGGCCTGATGCTGCAGCTTATCTTCCCGGCGGTGACCGGACATCTTTATGGAATGGTGATGCCCACCTTAAAGCGACCTTGATCGGCTCCAGTCAGCTAGTTGATGTAAGTGACGGTGATTTGGGTGTTGGCAGTACAGGCTATTTTTACTTTGTTGACTATGACAAAACACGCGCCCGTACACGAACCTGCCAAGTGACAGTATTTGGGGAATAA
- the tadA gene encoding tRNA adenosine(34) deaminase TadA — MSLFTQEQKEYFMHEALKEAQISLAKEDIPIGCVIVKEDKIIGRGHNAREELNQAVMHAEIMAINAANRHEGNWRLLDSTLFVTIEPCVMCSGAIGLARIPHVVYGAKNQKFGAGGSLYDVLQDERLNHRVSLETGILAAECAQIMQDFFRQRRLKR; from the coding sequence ATGTCTCTTTTTACACAGGAACAAAAAGAATATTTCATGCACGAGGCCCTCAAGGAAGCTCAGATTTCACTCGCTAAAGAGGATATCCCAATCGGCTGCGTGATCGTCAAAGAGGATAAAATCATCGGCCGCGGCCATAATGCGAGGGAAGAGTTAAATCAGGCAGTGATGCATGCTGAAATTATGGCTATTAATGCGGCCAACCGCCATGAAGGTAATTGGCGGCTGCTGGACAGCACGCTTTTTGTCACAATCGAACCTTGTGTGATGTGCAGCGGTGCCATAGGTCTCGCTCGTATCCCGCATGTTGTCTATGGGGCTAAAAATCAGAAATTCGGTGCTGGCGGCAGCCTCTATGATGTTTTGCAGGATGAGCGTCTCAACCATCGTGTCAGTCTTGAAACCGGCATCTTAGCTGCCGAGTGTGCTCAAATCATGCAAGACTTTTTCAGACAGAGAAGATTGAAACGGTAA
- a CDS encoding class II fructose-bisphosphate aldolase codes for MKVDSKLLYDAAKQGQFAIPHANFIDFHSARAYVAAAEKRQLPFLLAYAQSHSSIITLEEAAAIGNYFAEAASVPVVLHLDHGEDTAFIERAIELGFTSVMIDASQKSFAENTAITQQVVDYAHDRGVVVEAELGHVGANETSEAAELTGSVYTEVDKVQEFVAATHVDSLAVSIGTAHGVYKGSPKINFERLHEIAALTDVPLVLHGGSSSGDENLGRCAREGITKINIYTDFIVGAYQAIVKEQPKDYISLQQTAEEAMAAVLDHYFDVFGTQKV; via the coding sequence ATGAAAGTAGATTCAAAGCTATTGTATGATGCAGCCAAACAGGGACAGTTTGCCATTCCTCATGCCAATTTTATTGATTTTCACTCGGCAAGAGCCTATGTCGCAGCAGCAGAAAAACGCCAGCTCCCCTTTCTCTTGGCCTATGCCCAGTCGCACAGTTCAATCATAACTTTAGAAGAAGCAGCTGCCATCGGCAACTATTTTGCTGAGGCCGCCTCTGTTCCGGTCGTACTGCACTTGGATCATGGGGAAGATACAGCGTTTATCGAGCGGGCGATTGAATTGGGATTTACCTCTGTCATGATTGATGCTTCGCAAAAATCTTTTGCAGAAAATACAGCGATTACCCAGCAGGTGGTTGATTATGCTCATGATCGGGGAGTTGTTGTCGAAGCGGAGCTGGGACATGTCGGGGCCAATGAGACATCTGAAGCAGCAGAACTGACAGGTTCCGTCTATACAGAGGTAGATAAAGTACAGGAATTTGTTGCAGCAACTCATGTGGATTCTTTGGCGGTGTCTATAGGGACAGCCCACGGTGTTTATAAAGGCAGTCCCAAGATTAATTTTGAACGGCTGCATGAAATCGCTGCTTTAACCGATGTACCGCTTGTTCTGCACGGCGGATCCTCGTCAGGAGATGAAAATCTCGGCCGCTGTGCCAGAGAAGGGATCACTAAGATAAATATCTATACGGATTTTATAGTCGGAGCTTACCAAGCGATAGTAAAAGAACAGCCGAAAGATTATATCAGCTTGCAGCAGACAGCTGAAGAAGCTATGGCTGCAGTGCTGGATCATTATTTTGACGTTTTCGGCACACAAAAAGTTTAG
- a CDS encoding PTS glucitol/sorbitol transporter subunit IIA: MQEFKIVEIGEMVPDFAEEMLLVLFGESAPPELRGISVIHDYQAKQKNVLKVGTRLVMGNQTYTVTKVGSAANANFEELGHIAIYFREGDSDILPGSIMARPVVFPKLKAGESIQIIND, translated from the coding sequence ATGCAAGAATTTAAGATTGTTGAAATCGGAGAAATGGTTCCTGATTTTGCAGAAGAAATGCTTCTGGTACTGTTTGGCGAGTCCGCTCCGCCGGAATTGCGGGGGATTTCTGTCATCCATGATTATCAAGCAAAACAGAAAAATGTTCTCAAAGTGGGAACCCGTCTTGTTATGGGAAACCAGACATATACAGTGACAAAAGTCGGCAGTGCGGCCAATGCCAATTTTGAGGAATTAGGGCACATTGCTATTTATTTCCGAGAAGGAGACAGCGATATTCTGCCCGGTTCTATTATGGCCCGGCCTGTTGTTTTCCCAAAACTCAAAGCGGGCGAGTCAATCCAGATTATCAATGACTAG
- the srlA gene encoding PTS glucitol/sorbitol transporter subunit IIC — MKYIEWFGENFIGIFQAGGEQFVSYLTGIIPLLVALLTFTNALIALIGRERVNTFMRASAKYTVLRYSLMPLLAVLILTNPMAYTFGQFLKEEEKPAFYDATVSMVHPVTGLFPYANAGELFVFLGIANGVVESGHSQGSLAVRYFLAGLVVILLRGIATERMTKFLMKRTA; from the coding sequence ATGAAATATATTGAATGGTTTGGCGAGAATTTTATTGGAATATTTCAGGCAGGCGGAGAACAGTTTGTCAGCTATCTGACCGGCATTATTCCTTTGTTAGTAGCTCTGCTGACATTTACGAATGCGCTTATTGCGCTCATTGGCCGTGAACGTGTCAATACATTTATGAGGGCCAGTGCTAAATATACGGTACTGCGTTACAGTCTGATGCCTCTGCTGGCTGTCTTGATTTTGACAAACCCTATGGCTTATACATTTGGACAGTTCCTGAAAGAAGAAGAAAAGCCGGCCTTTTATGATGCAACTGTCAGCATGGTACATCCCGTGACCGGTTTATTTCCTTATGCTAATGCAGGAGAACTGTTTGTTTTTCTTGGAATTGCCAACGGTGTCGTTGAATCCGGGCATTCTCAGGGGAGCCTCGCTGTACGGTATTTCCTTGCCGGCTTAGTTGTGATTCTTCTGAGAGGCATTGCCACCGAACGGATGACGAAATTCTTAATGAAGCGCACAGCCTAG
- a CDS encoding NAD(P)H-dependent oxidoreductase produces MTLYGKLLEREAQHNPIKVGVIGAGQMGTGMVAQISTIPGMEVRGISDIRLENAQKAAQAYNASANEAVDILTSTDFKEIIDSDDVEVLVDATGVPEVGAKIALATLIAKKHLVLLNVEVDITIGPLMKKMYDAAGLVYTGSDGDEPAATAQLYEFAKSMGMTVLVAGKGKNNALKVSANPDTAAEEAASKRMNAHMLAAFQDGTKTMAEMNLLANAIGFVPDVTGMHGISADLQETVAKLDLQDKGGVLNRYGVVEYVDGIAPGVFVIVEGQNAGVKHEMNYLMKVGDRDHHILYRPYHLCSLETPLTAARAVLEHDHAIVPLGAPIAETVAVAKRDIKAGERIDGIGGYCVRGVIEKHSDTRKHNHIPIGLVGGASVAKRDIKDGTFLTDDDIAVDETTTVYKLRKLQDETFG; encoded by the coding sequence ATGACATTATATGGTAAGCTGTTGGAGCGTGAAGCACAGCATAATCCTATTAAAGTTGGGGTTATCGGTGCCGGACAGATGGGAACTGGGATGGTTGCACAGATATCAACAATTCCCGGAATGGAAGTCCGGGGGATCAGCGATATTCGGCTGGAAAATGCTCAGAAAGCGGCACAAGCCTACAATGCTTCTGCTAATGAGGCGGTTGATATTTTAACAAGCACAGATTTCAAGGAAATTATTGATTCCGATGATGTGGAAGTTCTTGTTGATGCAACAGGAGTCCCTGAGGTTGGTGCGAAAATAGCTTTGGCGACTCTGATTGCTAAAAAACATTTAGTTTTGCTCAACGTTGAAGTAGATATTACCATCGGTCCTCTAATGAAAAAGATGTATGATGCTGCAGGGCTTGTCTACACAGGTTCAGACGGTGATGAGCCAGCTGCGACTGCTCAGCTTTATGAGTTTGCTAAGAGTATGGGAATGACTGTTCTGGTTGCTGGCAAAGGGAAAAACAATGCACTGAAAGTCAGTGCAAATCCGGATACAGCAGCTGAAGAGGCAGCCTCTAAGCGGATGAACGCTCATATGCTGGCTGCTTTTCAGGACGGCACTAAAACGATGGCAGAGATGAATCTTTTAGCCAATGCCATCGGTTTTGTCCCTGATGTAACGGGAATGCACGGCATTTCTGCTGATCTCCAGGAAACGGTTGCTAAACTGGATTTGCAAGATAAGGGCGGTGTTCTGAATCGTTACGGAGTTGTAGAGTATGTTGATGGGATTGCACCGGGAGTCTTTGTTATTGTAGAAGGGCAGAATGCCGGTGTTAAGCACGAAATGAACTATCTGATGAAGGTAGGTGACCGAGATCACCATATCTTGTACCGTCCTTATCATTTATGCAGTCTGGAAACACCGCTGACAGCAGCCCGTGCTGTATTAGAGCATGACCATGCAATTGTTCCTTTAGGTGCTCCTATAGCTGAAACAGTAGCAGTTGCTAAACGGGACATCAAGGCTGGTGAACGAATTGATGGTATCGGCGGTTACTGTGTGCGCGGTGTTATTGAAAAACACAGTGATACACGCAAACACAATCATATACCAATCGGTCTTGTAGGTGGTGCCTCTGTTGCTAAGCGTGATATTAAAGACGGTACTTTCCTAACTGATGATGATATCGCTGTTGATGAGACAACAACTGTTTATAAACTGCGTAAACTGCAGGATGAAACTTTCGGCTGA
- a CDS encoding transcriptional regulator GutM: MANLAIILTLIIFLQLIFSLYQLQYYQRFMRQLIDKYQDRPNCRLVSEIIKTGLSSHVLVVVYDGEKRITEAYYLDGIMIFSRFKPYDAIVGLPLDEHSVAIAEAEKQTAKTRALANLVAKYK; this comes from the coding sequence ATGGCTAATTTAGCAATTATCCTGACTCTTATTATATTTTTACAGCTAATTTTCAGTCTCTATCAGCTGCAGTACTATCAGCGGTTTATGCGGCAGTTAATTGATAAGTATCAGGATAGGCCAAACTGTCGTCTTGTTTCAGAAATTATCAAAACAGGTTTGTCATCACATGTTCTTGTTGTGGTTTACGATGGTGAAAAAAGGATAACAGAAGCTTATTATTTAGATGGTATCATGATTTTTTCAAGGTTTAAGCCTTACGACGCTATTGTTGGACTGCCTTTAGATGAGCATTCGGTAGCAATTGCTGAAGCGGAAAAACAAACAGCTAAAACCAGAGCCCTAGCTAATCTGGTTGCCAAGTACAAATGA
- the srlE gene encoding PTS glucitol/sorbitol transporter subunit IIB, protein MTALKTVFVKRGENGWGKGLLIQPTPEKNKIVSVTGGGIHPVAQRVAELTGGEVIDGFKNTVPDEEIAAAVIDCGGTARIGVYPMKNILTLDILPSSPSGPLSKHITEENFVSGVTPDCVELREEAAAESVSAEDSQAAAEESFQEKYAASKEKHEADQAASDSFIVRFSRGIGNVMGIFYQAGRDTVDMLIKNIIPFMAFMSTIIGIINYTGVGNIIANLLEPLSGSILGFILIAFICSIPFISPVLGPGAVIAQVIGVLIGTQIAQGTIPVTYALPALFAINAQVGCDFIPVGLSLGEAKPETVSVGVPAILYSRVVTGALAVVVGWIFSIGMY, encoded by the coding sequence ATGACAGCACTTAAAACAGTATTTGTCAAACGCGGCGAAAATGGCTGGGGAAAGGGTTTACTGATCCAGCCGACTCCTGAAAAAAATAAAATCGTTTCTGTAACAGGCGGCGGTATCCATCCAGTGGCCCAGCGCGTGGCAGAACTAACGGGAGGCGAGGTTATAGACGGTTTTAAAAATACAGTACCTGATGAAGAAATTGCAGCTGCGGTGATTGACTGCGGAGGAACCGCCCGTATCGGTGTCTATCCTATGAAGAATATTTTAACTCTTGATATTCTGCCGTCCTCGCCATCAGGCCCTTTATCCAAACATATTACCGAAGAAAATTTTGTATCCGGAGTCACCCCTGACTGTGTGGAATTGAGGGAGGAAGCTGCAGCTGAAAGTGTTTCTGCCGAAGACTCTCAAGCAGCAGCTGAAGAGAGCTTTCAAGAGAAATATGCTGCCAGCAAGGAAAAGCATGAAGCGGATCAGGCTGCAAGCGATAGTTTTATTGTCCGTTTTTCCCGCGGCATTGGTAATGTAATGGGAATCTTTTATCAAGCGGGCCGTGATACCGTAGATATGCTGATAAAAAATATTATCCCTTTCATGGCTTTTATGAGTACCATTATCGGTATTATCAATTATACAGGGGTAGGTAATATTATTGCCAATCTGCTGGAGCCTTTATCAGGATCTATCCTTGGTTTTATCCTGATAGCTTTTATCTGCAGTATTCCGTTTATTTCTCCAGTACTGGGACCGGGGGCCGTCATTGCTCAGGTTATCGGGGTGCTGATTGGCACTCAGATTGCTCAAGGGACGATTCCTGTGACCTATGCCCTGCCGGCTCTCTTTGCCATTAATGCTCAGGTCGGCTGCGACTTTATTCCTGTCGGCCTGTCTTTAGGGGAAGCCAAACCGGAAACCGTTTCGGTCGGAGTTCCGGCCATCTTATACAGCCGTGTGGTAACAGGAGCCTTGGCTGTTGTTGTCGGCTGGATATTCAGTATCGGTATGTATTAG